The Tamandua tetradactyla isolate mTamTet1 chromosome 23, mTamTet1.pri, whole genome shotgun sequence genomic interval CAGCTGCAGGGAGCCCGGGAGGAGGCCCAGACGGCCAGGCAGCAACTGGCCACACAGGCTGTGGTGAGACCAGCCCCACCTGTGCCAGGACCCAGGTGGGGGGAGCCCGCAGGCACAGCAGGGCTGCCCTGGCTGGACCCAGCCTCAGGACCACGCccacgcccccccacccccacccccaggctcttTGTGCCTGCCAGGGCCAGCTCTGCCACGCTGAGGCCGAGAACAGCCGGCTGCAGCTGCAGCTCAAGAGGATGAACGAGGAGTACACGGTCCGGCTGCAGCACTGCGCCCGGGACATGGCTGTAAGCCGCAGGGGGCCGCAGGGGGTCTGGGAACCCGAGTCCTGCCTGGACCTGCtgcccagccccacctcctccaggaCTATGCCGATGGTGCCAGCCAGGCCGCGGACGCCACATCCCTGCGCACGCTCGTGGAGGCCACGCTGGAGGAGCTCCGGGCCGCACACCGCCACCGCGAGCAGCAGCTGGCCCGTGCCGCCCATGCCTACCGCAAGCGCCTGGCAGACCTGAGCCGCAGGCACGAGGAGCTGCTGGCCGCCCACAGGTGGGCCCCACCCCGCCACAGGCCCCAGGCTGGGGAGGCCCCACGTGCTCGAGTGTGCAGGAGCCACCCCAGCAAGGAGCCCAGCACCCACGACCACCTCTGATGCAGCCACCTCAGACCTGCAGCTGCTGCCGGTGCACCTGGCCGCCGAGCTCAACCACCTGTGGGAGAACCAGGCGGGGCTGGAGGCAGAGCTTTGGAAGCTCCAGGCCCAGGTGAGCTGCTCTACTGCCCCTACCAGCCTTGGGGCCGAGCCCCATAGCCAaccacagcccccaccccagactCCACAAAGCCCCAACCCCAGGGTCTCTGAGCGGCCACTTCTGCTCAGCTGGCCAGGGATTCCTGCAGCGAGGAGAGAGTGGGGGGCCCAGGATGCCGCTCCTTGCCACAGAAGCCTCCCAAAGGAAGATGTCAGAGCCAAAGTGAGTGCCcccaggggtgggagtggggctgCACAGGGAGGGCAAGGGCAGGGCATGGCAGTTCCAGGTCATTTGCTCATCCTCCAATTCTCTCTGTGTTCAGGCTCTGGTCACGGCAGGGAGCAGGGCCACCAGCCTGCCCTCTGGGGCTCTTTGTCGGCAGGCAAATGTCATCACCTCAGGAAAGCCAAGTGGCTGCCTGCTAAGTGCCTGATGGGCAAAGACAGGCCCTGCCAGGGGAGGGGACGTGAGGACCAGGGAGGGGGACGAGTGGAGTGTCAGGGGGAGCCGACAGAGGCATCAGTCATGCAGGGTGAGAACAGGCTGCCTGGTGACCTCAGCCAGCTCTTGCCAAATGCAGCATGGCAGGTACTCCTGCCAGCAACAAACATTTCAACATGATGGGGGGACAGGGTCTTTGCCTGAGCTGGCCTTGTGGTTTAGCCCTCCCTGAGCAGGCAGCAGACTCCAAGGCCAGGCAGCCTTTCACTGTGGGCCACTTAGCCCCAAACTCGGTCCCAGGAGGCAACACCTCTAAGCTCAGAGAGCCCCATCTGAGCAGGGTTAACTGCTCGGTACCCAGCCCAACACATGGGGCCCATGCACCCACCTCCCTGCTCCATGCAGGGGCCTAGATGCTGCCTCCTGGGCCCAGATCCACCAGCAGCTCCAGGACTTCTCCCGCGGCACCCAGGTAGTAGCCAGGGGCTGGCTGGGACATCCCCTTGCCCAATGCCCAGGCTCAGACCCCACCCCCCTACCACACCAGGCAAAGCTGGAACGGGAGCGGGCACAGCTGCTAgtccgggccacggtggctgaggaGCAGCTGTCCGAGCTACAGGAGTATGTGGACCAGCACCTCTGCAGGTGGGGACTGGGCAGGTGGGGTGGTCATGGCAAGGGCCTTGGCCACATGGAAGGAAAGATGCCCCTGCCCCCGCCAGGCAGATGACCAGGGCCCCTCTGACAGGTACAAGCAGGAGATCCTGAGGCTGCGGAAGCTGCTGGATGCAGGGGGAGCCTGCACAGTGGAGGCCATACCCAGGCCCCCGAAGACCCACAGCCGCTAGCTCCTTCCTCCAGGAGTGGAGCGGAGACCTTCCTGCAGCCACCCTTCAGGGCTAAACACGCGACCCTTTTGCACAACAAGACTTTAGAGTGGAACCCAAAGTCTTTATTGTGTCCAACTGTCAGATGGCCTGAGAAATGGGGAGCCCAGGGGTTGAGGTAGTGCTGGGTCCTGCAGCAGCCTTGAAAGGACACTTGCCGTGATGGACATCATAGGCCCAGACACGGTCGGGGCCCTCCCCTACCAGGGCCACGGCCTCCCAGGTGGGCAGGGGGAAGCGCCCAGAGACCACACGGGCCCCCTCGGGCAGCTCTGCCTGCAACTTGGCCTCCAGCAGTGAAAGCTGTGGG includes:
- the CCDC78 gene encoding coiled-coil domain-containing protein 78, giving the protein MQHQEATGPRSGVPPQADGNLLQQAKDWLPGVPGNATAWATSLEMQLHSDLVLSEEQRLQVSKELVDLQIATHRLQEQHEAELFMLKSEVLRLESRVLELELQGRPGQGPVSKTPRLQVQPKDCRTSDLEPQNLVQSLPGDTEPTLGQQRVLETQVAALCRQLQGAREEAQTARQQLATQAVALCACQGQLCHAEAENSRLQLQLKRMNEEYTVRLQHCARDMADYADGASQAADATSLRTLVEATLEELRAAHRHREQQLARAAHAYRKRLADLSRRHEELLAAHSHLRPAAAAGAPGRRAQPPVGEPGGAGGRALEAPGPAGQGFLQRGESGGPRMPLLATEASQRKMSEPKGLDAASWAQIHQQLQDFSRGTQAKLERERAQLLVRATVAEEQLSELQEYVDQHLCRYKQEILRLRKLLDAGGACTVEAIPRPPKTHSR